In Thermococcus bergensis, one DNA window encodes the following:
- a CDS encoding protein kinase domain-containing protein encodes MNRIFVFVILLAVAMSCIPLASAGLGSPQLSVSVSVSPSTTLQWGDTATLTVTVKETGGEDWANDVTVTPVVPQESKITISPSKSQPKDIKRNGYATFTFTIRVPEYEEPGTKTITLLIEYGDTGAGDIGEWRYTIERYVTLTIKKPPATLAVETTPDGASVYINDDYKGTTPLTLTLEDGTYDLKITKDGYETIQETITLYPGKTITITRELKPLPATLTIKTTPEDVSVYVNGVYKGKTPLTLTLEPGTYNLKLEKEGYETIQITTTLSPGETGTITRQLRSLLSTTTAKQQQSTRSPQSLQSAALRVDNERAILAGLGAVIIMGILVVISRKKRARKDKKTVKEAKELFPSQLLKKYEPLEFLGEGGFAKVFKAKRKSDGKIVAVKIPRIDESTSKVFLREVGTWLHLDHPNIVKLYEADILPVPHLEMEFVEGVDLNGKTIRSLEEYPKPTEEGLALKFTKGITQAVKYAHSQNVLHRDIKPLNILLKHDLTPKLTDWGLSKIGVTTSSKTAAGYTPLYAAPEQLLPSQYGHTDYRTDLYQIGAVLYELLTGRPPYEGHSPAELIGKITDPDYIPKKPSEFNPELYIFDSFFEKALAKRKEDRFQSADEMLQALEELERLVKKRKELKETVAELKKTLNKSQLELKKSKSTEEAKLKTLEILDLYQKLAALYCELNSKSELLEILESLKYYTRKDDLKRDLEKAEEYLRSYIEENLPIGEEFAQKLNELISHIKAEVKGGSL; translated from the coding sequence ATGAATAGGATTTTTGTTTTTGTTATCTTGTTGGCTGTGGCAATGTCTTGCATTCCCTTGGCCTCTGCAGGACTGGGCTCCCCCCAACTCAGCGTAAGCGTCAGTGTTTCTCCGAGCACCACATTACAGTGGGGAGATACGGCGACTCTTACAGTAACTGTAAAAGAAACAGGAGGAGAGGACTGGGCGAATGATGTTACAGTAACTCCAGTAGTCCCCCAGGAGAGCAAAATCACTATTTCCCCTTCAAAGTCACAACCGAAAGACATAAAGAGAAATGGATACGCGACTTTCACATTTACCATAAGAGTCCCAGAATATGAAGAGCCAGGGACAAAAACAATTACATTACTCATTGAATATGGTGACACCGGAGCTGGTGACATCGGAGAATGGCGTTATACTATCGAAAGGTACGTTACGCTGACCATTAAAAAACCTCCAGCAACGCTAGCTGTGGAAACCACGCCAGATGGAGCTTCAGTATACATTAACGACGATTATAAAGGAACAACTCCACTAACTTTAACTCTCGAAGACGGTACATATGACTTAAAAATCACAAAAGACGGGTATGAAACAATCCAGGAAACCATAACGCTTTACCCCGGCAAGACGATTACCATAACACGTGAACTTAAACCTTTGCCGGCAACATTGACTATAAAGACAACGCCAGAAGATGTTTCAGTATATGTTAATGGGGTGTATAAAGGAAAGACTCCGCTAACTCTCACATTGGAGCCAGGCACATACAATTTAAAGCTTGAAAAAGAAGGCTATGAGACGATTCAGATTACTACTACGTTATCACCTGGTGAAACAGGGACTATAACGCGACAACTCAGATCCCTCCTATCAACGACAACAGCAAAGCAGCAGCAATCCACGAGGTCACCCCAATCTCTCCAGAGTGCCGCTTTAAGAGTTGACAACGAAAGAGCGATCTTAGCAGGTCTGGGAGCTGTCATTATAATGGGGATACTAGTGGTGATTTCCAGGAAAAAGAGAGCACGGAAAGATAAGAAAACTGTCAAAGAAGCAAAAGAGCTTTTCCCTTCACAACTGCTCAAGAAGTACGAACCCCTCGAATTTCTCGGCGAAGGAGGATTCGCCAAAGTTTTCAAAGCTAAGCGTAAAAGCGACGGTAAAATAGTTGCTGTAAAAATCCCCCGCATAGATGAAAGCACAAGCAAGGTCTTCCTGAGAGAAGTAGGTACGTGGCTCCACTTGGATCACCCAAACATTGTCAAACTCTATGAGGCAGACATCCTACCGGTCCCCCATCTGGAAATGGAGTTCGTTGAAGGTGTTGATCTCAACGGGAAAACAATTAGATCCTTGGAAGAATACCCCAAGCCCACTGAGGAAGGCCTTGCACTCAAATTTACCAAGGGCATTACCCAGGCCGTGAAATATGCCCACTCCCAGAACGTTCTCCACAGGGATATTAAGCCATTAAACATCCTCCTCAAGCACGATTTAACGCCAAAGTTAACCGATTGGGGGCTTTCAAAGATAGGAGTCACCACCTCTTCGAAGACCGCCGCTGGCTACACGCCACTGTATGCGGCTCCGGAACAGTTGCTGCCGAGCCAGTATGGCCACACCGACTACAGAACTGACCTATACCAGATCGGAGCGGTACTTTACGAACTATTAACGGGACGGCCACCTTATGAGGGCCACTCCCCGGCGGAGTTGATAGGGAAAATAACCGACCCGGACTATATTCCAAAGAAGCCCAGTGAGTTCAATCCAGAGCTCTACATTTTCGATAGTTTCTTTGAAAAGGCGCTGGCAAAGAGAAAAGAGGATCGCTTCCAAAGTGCCGACGAGATGTTACAGGCTCTTGAAGAGCTTGAAAGGCTTGTTAAGAAAAGAAAAGAACTCAAAGAAACTGTGGCAGAACTCAAGAAGACACTAAACAAGAGCCAACTGGAGCTGAAGAAGAGTAAAAGCACAGAAGAGGCTAAGCTGAAAACTCTCGAAATTCTTGACCTTTACCAGAAACTTGCCGCGCTTTACTGCGAGCTCAATTCGAAATCGGAGCTATTAGAGATTCTTGAAAGCTTGAAGTACTATACGAGAAAGGATGACCTAAAGAGAGATCTCGAAAAAGCCGAAGAATACCTGAGATCATACATCGAAGAGAACCTTCCAATTGGAGAAGAGTTCGCCCAGAAGCTCAACGAGCTGATCTCTCACATAAAGGCTGAAGTGAAGGGGGGCAGTTTATGA
- a CDS encoding IS982 family transposase (programmed frameshift), with the protein MVVMNFQQEILIIKSEIYPIISKHYPKNTRREVISLYDLITFAILAHLHFNGVYKHAYRVLIEEMKLFPKIRYNKLTERLNRHEKLLLLAQEELFKKHAREYVRILDSKPIQTKELARKNRKEKKGSSEIISEKPAVGFVPSKKKFYYGYKLTCYSDGNLLALLSVDPANKHDVSVVREKFWVIVEEFSGCFLFLDKGYVSRELQEEFLKFGVVYTPVKRENQVSNLEEKKFYKYLSDFRRRIETLFSKFSEFLLKPSRSVSLRGLVVRILGAILAVNLDRLYNFTDGGN; encoded by the exons GTGGTTGTTATGAACTTTCAGCAGGAAATCCTGATCATAAAATCCGAAATCTATCCGATAATCAGCAAACACTACCCGAAAAACACTCGCAGGGAAGTAATCAGCCTCTACGACCTGATAACCTTCGCAATACTAGCACACTTGCACTTTAACGGAGTTTACAAGCACGCTTACAGAGTCCTAATCGAAGAAATGAAGCTGTTCCCAAAAATCAGGTACAACAAACTAACAGAACGCTTGAACAGGCACGAAAAACTCCTGCTCCTAGCGCAGGAAGAATTATTCAAAAAACACGCCAGAGAATACGTTAGAATACTGGACTCAAAGCCCATTCAGACCAAGGAGTTGGCCAGAAAAAACAGGAAGGAGAAGAAGGGTTCTTCAGAAATCATCTCTGAAAAGCCCGCAGTTGGGTTTGTTCCCTCTA AAAAAAAGTTTTACTATGGGTACAAGCTGACCTGTTACTCTGATGGAAATTTGCTGGCTTTACTGTCTGTTGATCCGGCGAATAAGCATGATGTGAGTGTTGTCAGGGAAAAGTTCTGGGTGATTGTTGAGGAGTTTTCTGGCTGTTTTCTGTTTTTGGATAAGGGTTACGTTAGTAGAGAACTTCAGGAGGAATTCCTGAAGTTTGGCGTTGTTTACACGCCGGTGAAGCGGGAGAATCAGGTTAGTAATCTGGAGGAGAAGAAGTTTTACAAGTACTTGTCTGACTTTCGCAGGAGGATTGAGACTTTGTTTTCGAAGTTTTCTGAGTTTCTTCTGAAGCCGAGCAGGAGTGTTAGTTTGAGGGGGTTGGTTGTCAGGATTTTAGGGGCGATTCTGGCCGTGAATCTGGACAGATTATACAACTTCACAGATGGTGGGAACTAG
- a CDS encoding PEGA domain-containing protein: MKKAVLLAFLFLLFSNFVGAGVIEVITSPENASVYVNDKYYGQSPLNIPINPTGRHYELIIEVKKEGYLPENRTLPISPDIFDAPIPVEFNLTPLNGTLYVCSNPSHAPVKIIGVNGYEFVGKTPLNVSLKPGNYTIEIILKDYLPHSTRVEILPNETESLSIDLIPLNGTLVIMSEPTNASVYINGSFKGNTPLNLSVEPGKYIINVTKDNSWNATSIIINPNKTYSIHLIIPKKGLPLGLILVILLVIVGGGVGVYFTKFRKDRGERVNHKEQERALKNILSNTVKPYMTMKTPDERTFGMSHVGGRENNEDNLLVLKLQDACLLAVADGLGGHNAGEVASKIAVDTLREVFEEEYSPGMSDKEVKELLMKAYEEAHRRIKESAVGEREGMGTTLVSAFVRDGKAIIANTGDSRAYLIRDGKILERTKDHSLVQELLDKGEITEEEAKRHPMRNIITKALGVDFGVDLYEWEIREGDILLLSSDGLHDYVDEGRIIEITSKGKSAEDIVRELIDAALPVTKDNVTVVCLKL, encoded by the coding sequence ATGAAAAAAGCCGTTTTATTGGCTTTTTTATTTTTACTTTTCAGCAATTTTGTTGGGGCAGGGGTTATTGAAGTTATTACCTCTCCAGAAAACGCCAGTGTATACGTTAATGACAAATACTACGGCCAAAGTCCGTTAAATATCCCAATAAACCCAACAGGAAGACACTACGAATTGATTATTGAAGTTAAAAAAGAGGGATATTTACCAGAAAATAGAACACTACCCATATCTCCTGATATTTTTGATGCTCCCATACCAGTTGAATTTAACCTAACCCCATTAAACGGAACACTTTACGTCTGTTCTAACCCATCCCATGCTCCTGTTAAAATAATTGGAGTTAACGGTTATGAATTTGTTGGCAAAACTCCACTCAATGTCTCTTTAAAACCTGGAAACTACACCATAGAAATTATATTGAAGGACTACCTGCCACATTCAACTCGCGTAGAGATTTTACCTAATGAAACGGAATCTCTATCAATTGATCTAATTCCACTTAATGGAACCTTGGTAATAATGTCAGAACCCACTAATGCTTCAGTTTACATAAACGGGTCATTTAAAGGCAATACACCCCTAAATCTGAGTGTAGAACCAGGAAAATACATTATCAATGTCACAAAAGACAACTCCTGGAATGCCACATCTATCATAATTAATCCAAACAAAACATATTCTATCCACCTAATAATCCCAAAGAAAGGCCTGCCACTGGGGTTAATTTTGGTAATTCTTCTCGTGATTGTAGGAGGTGGAGTAGGGGTTTATTTCACGAAGTTCAGAAAAGATAGAGGAGAAAGAGTTAATCATAAAGAGCAGGAAAGAGCTCTAAAAAACATCCTTTCAAACACAGTCAAACCTTACATGACCATGAAAACCCCAGATGAAAGGACCTTCGGCATGAGTCACGTGGGGGGAAGAGAGAACAACGAAGACAACCTGCTCGTCCTCAAGCTCCAGGATGCATGCCTTTTGGCTGTCGCCGACGGCCTCGGTGGGCACAACGCGGGAGAGGTAGCGTCGAAGATAGCAGTGGATACCCTAAGGGAGGTCTTCGAAGAAGAGTATTCCCCAGGAATGAGTGATAAAGAGGTCAAAGAACTTCTCATGAAGGCCTATGAGGAAGCCCATAGGAGGATAAAAGAGAGCGCCGTTGGAGAAAGGGAGGGCATGGGGACGACCCTCGTGAGCGCCTTTGTTAGAGACGGGAAGGCTATAATAGCGAACACCGGCGACAGCAGGGCTTATCTGATACGGGATGGGAAAATCCTCGAGAGAACCAAAGACCACTCCCTCGTGCAGGAGCTTTTGGACAAGGGCGAGATAACCGAGGAAGAAGCCAAAAGGCACCCGATGAGGAACATAATCACGAAGGCCCTCGGGGTAGACTTCGGCGTTGACCTCTACGAGTGGGAGATTCGAGAGGGTGACATTTTGCTCCTCAGCTCCGACGGACTGCACGACTACGTTGACGAGGGAAGAATTATTGAGATAACCTCAAAAGGGAAAAGTGCTGAAGATATTGTAAGAGAGCTGATTGATGCTGCTCTGCCCGTTACGAAGGATAACGTGACGGTGGTTTGTTTGAAACTATGA
- a CDS encoding NHL repeat-containing protein, translated as MRRALALVMILLVLTIVPAAKAEGRPDLWAKTYGGSSYDEAYAVAIAPNGDIIVAGWTVSFGAGYKDVWVLRLDENGELPYSDMVKDSSAEVEATNADIGNKNAEIETPDVVVKSTDVNPRDSNANIETQYSKYDQALKAIKNAEGFLSDSKTLGQAKAAFEKGDYVTAYQLAMKAEQAKKTRQTLFALMLIALAGAVAGMYYRSQKKERSGAPARGSQECH; from the coding sequence ATGAGGAGGGCACTGGCGCTCGTAATGATACTTCTCGTCCTGACAATCGTGCCAGCGGCCAAGGCCGAGGGGAGGCCGGATTTGTGGGCGAAGACTTACGGGGGAAGCAGTTATGATGAGGCTTACGCGGTTGCTATAGCTCCAAACGGGGACATTATTGTTGCAGGCTGGACTGTAAGCTTCGGCGCTGGTTATAAAGATGTTTGGGTTCTCAGGCTCGATGAGAACGGGGAGCTTCCTTACTCTGATATGGTCAAAGATTCCAGCGCCGAAGTTGAAGCCACAAACGCCGATATAGGAAACAAAAATGCTGAAATTGAGACTCCGGATGTCGTGGTAAAGTCCACGGACGTCAATCCCAGGGATTCCAACGCAAATATTGAGACGCAGTACTCAAAGTACGACCAAGCCCTCAAAGCCATAAAAAACGCCGAGGGCTTCCTCTCGGATTCAAAAACCCTTGGACAGGCAAAGGCCGCCTTTGAAAAAGGAGATTACGTTACAGCCTACCAGCTCGCTATGAAGGCAGAGCAGGCGAAGAAGACGAGGCAAACGCTTTTTGCCCTCATGCTTATCGCGTTAGCTGGGGCCGTTGCGGGAATGTACTACCGTTCTCAGAAAAAAGAAAGAAGCGGAGCGCCTGCGCGGGGAAGTCAAGAGTGCCATTGA
- a CDS encoding serine/threonine-protein kinase, with amino-acid sequence MRECTTVLRKKKEAERLRGEVKSAIEEARKLRAEGNLIKAAEKLKVALEKARNLGDVKAEVELELSKLGEELSKALSQGDALLAEGKYAEAIKAYESALPLAQALGREKEVKEKISLAERKAEEDKKRRELEKLLAEISGAVERKDYERVKELMDNVEPLAKELNAERKLEAIKAELKTRLENLTARAREEELSGNYSQALALYTEALSIAGVIGESGGEIRKAITTIEERQMEELLRKSVRIEVPSEMAHKAENEVSILVTNRFSGDISVSVDLSANRDYFELSEEKVEFPRVKPGKTIGEDVTVKPKFLGEFDFTVKVNSSAGSFEKRVPVKVVKTARAGATPTPTPVTSTPVINPVESLTELYSEMQYIGEGGFARVYKAKRKDGKVVAVKIPKTLDPAIGRAFVREISNWLHLKHSNIVELYDVNVIPIPYLEMEYCESSLAKLPKPLPLEEASLIVFNIAEGLKYAHSKKIVHRDLKPSNVLLKNGLPKISDWGLSKVLEESMSATTTASFTPFYAAPEQIDRKFGHTDERTDIWQLGVIFYELVTGRLPFEGSLSQVMMGIIRDDPVPPSEINPEAKKVEPIIMKMLAKRKEERYQSIEELQRDLAGVLNLTYSESLKKSKTMGDVRRAAYYLTELLLINMKTNNVGEAYKYATDLVLYARGELKDEVRKLAEQQKLKEKTNYESFKINGNEARKFSQRELKKLFEECLKSNGAIISLKTEEQEAIIFIPIREDLEWN; translated from the coding sequence TTGCGGGAATGTACTACCGTTCTCAGAAAAAAGAAAGAAGCGGAGCGCCTGCGCGGGGAAGTCAAGAGTGCCATTGAAGAGGCAAGGAAGCTCAGGGCTGAGGGGAATTTAATCAAAGCCGCCGAAAAACTCAAAGTGGCCCTTGAAAAGGCCAGAAACCTCGGGGATGTTAAGGCCGAGGTCGAGCTTGAGCTCTCGAAGCTCGGGGAAGAGCTTTCAAAGGCACTCTCTCAGGGGGACGCTCTTCTCGCCGAAGGCAAGTATGCTGAGGCCATAAAAGCCTACGAGTCAGCCCTTCCGCTCGCCCAAGCCCTCGGAAGGGAGAAGGAAGTCAAAGAAAAGATATCCCTGGCCGAGAGGAAGGCCGAGGAGGACAAGAAGAGGAGGGAGCTTGAGAAGCTCCTCGCCGAAATCAGTGGGGCGGTTGAGAGGAAGGACTACGAGAGGGTCAAAGAGCTGATGGACAATGTCGAACCGCTCGCAAAAGAGCTAAACGCTGAAAGAAAGCTTGAAGCTATTAAAGCCGAGCTGAAGACGAGGCTTGAGAACCTGACGGCGAGGGCAAGGGAGGAGGAGCTCTCGGGCAACTACTCCCAGGCTTTGGCACTCTACACCGAGGCATTAAGCATAGCGGGTGTTATAGGAGAAAGCGGAGGGGAGATAAGAAAAGCCATAACGACCATAGAGGAGCGCCAGATGGAGGAGCTCCTCAGGAAGAGTGTGAGGATAGAGGTTCCGAGCGAAATGGCCCACAAGGCCGAGAACGAGGTGTCAATACTCGTTACCAACCGCTTCTCCGGTGACATAAGTGTAAGCGTTGACCTGAGCGCCAACAGGGACTACTTCGAGCTGAGCGAGGAGAAGGTGGAGTTCCCGAGGGTGAAACCGGGCAAGACGATAGGCGAGGACGTTACAGTTAAGCCCAAGTTCCTCGGCGAGTTTGACTTCACCGTTAAGGTGAACTCCAGCGCCGGGAGCTTCGAGAAGAGGGTCCCCGTTAAGGTCGTGAAGACCGCAAGGGCTGGGGCAACGCCAACGCCGACCCCGGTGACCTCCACCCCGGTTATCAACCCGGTTGAGAGCTTAACCGAGCTTTATTCTGAGATGCAGTACATCGGGGAGGGCGGCTTCGCCAGGGTTTACAAGGCGAAGAGAAAGGACGGAAAGGTAGTCGCTGTCAAAATCCCCAAGACTCTCGACCCGGCCATCGGTAGGGCCTTTGTGAGGGAGATAAGCAACTGGCTCCACCTGAAGCATTCGAACATCGTTGAACTCTACGACGTGAACGTCATCCCGATCCCCTACCTTGAGATGGAGTACTGCGAGAGCTCCCTGGCCAAGCTTCCCAAGCCACTACCCCTCGAGGAGGCCTCGCTCATAGTCTTCAACATCGCGGAAGGATTGAAGTACGCGCACTCCAAGAAGATCGTACACCGTGACCTTAAGCCGAGCAACGTGCTCCTAAAGAACGGCCTCCCGAAGATTTCCGACTGGGGATTGAGCAAAGTCCTTGAGGAGAGCATGAGCGCGACAACGACGGCAAGCTTCACGCCCTTCTACGCCGCCCCGGAGCAGATCGACAGGAAGTTCGGGCACACCGACGAGAGAACCGACATCTGGCAGCTGGGTGTAATCTTCTACGAGCTCGTTACCGGAAGGCTTCCCTTCGAGGGCTCACTAAGCCAGGTGATGATGGGCATAATCAGGGACGACCCGGTTCCACCGAGCGAAATAAACCCAGAGGCGAAGAAAGTCGAGCCGATAATAATGAAGATGCTCGCTAAGAGGAAGGAGGAGCGCTATCAGAGCATCGAGGAACTCCAGAGAGACCTTGCGGGAGTGCTCAACCTGACTTATTCGGAGAGCCTGAAGAAGAGCAAGACAATGGGGGACGTTAGGAGAGCAGCGTATTACCTCACCGAGCTCCTCCTCATCAACATGAAGACGAACAACGTTGGGGAAGCTTACAAATACGCAACCGACCTCGTTCTCTACGCCAGGGGCGAGCTCAAGGACGAGGTCAGAAAGCTAGCGGAGCAGCAAAAACTAAAAGAAAAAACAAATTATGAGAGTTTTAAAATTAATGGCAATGAGGCGAGAAAATTCAGTCAAAGGGAACTCAAAAAGCTATTTGAAGAGTGTTTAAAATCCAACGGAGCCATAATTAGCTTAAAAACTGAAGAACAAGAAGCCATTATCTTCATTCCTATTCGAGAGGACCTGGAGTGGAATTAA
- a CDS encoding serine/threonine-protein kinase, whose translation MISFIVVSVLFFTSLLEDSLLRYIWWLLSIAASILVAKNGKKTEGKTFAILAILSGVFFLGLHLVLVYLVVKWIERMGNFGIQTNALEQKAGEAQKTTSPEIKGKHSLSKSEIRPERLLPTKRETHLKSLSGFLPELLDKYEPLEFLGEGGFAKVFKAKRKSDGKIVAVKIPRIDEKTSRTFIREVSTWLHLDYPNIVKLYDVDILPVPHLEMEYVEGVKLGDKIIRDLDKYPKPVEENTALKLIKGIAEGLAYAHFKGIYHRDLKPLNVLLKSDLTPKITDWGLAKIGTMSSGRSVLGYTPLYAAPEHLLPGKYGHTDARTDIWQLGVIFYELLTGKLPFEGYTYEEIFGKIVDESYKFTPPSEINPELAKYDGIFEKLLAKRKEDRYQSVEEFLKDLENLGEAKKRKAELEKEAEELKKSLSRSVAALKQSKSTEEAIRNRRMVVETLGKLALVYAELNRKAELLNTLNDLKFYTVQNLNDLLNAINTVETLLKENLPVGGDFIERLKVLVHNIKRENEEIVIVKQPPQKEKKSAKKEDCREYPSRVIPIEKARHSLRSKIRAIHVCLDGRWHRLEIPGGYWSQTLRTVAEFLIDKGFRNLQVDRFIEDRPEKLVRGDGAWDKIDGWYIYRPRPSEAIDKLIELQRNLGQRYPDRAVKFALEMSQPQTYTTSKFYIV comes from the coding sequence TTGATCTCGTTTATAGTTGTTTCAGTCCTGTTTTTCACTTCACTTCTTGAAGATTCACTGCTCAGATATATCTGGTGGTTGTTGAGTATAGCGGCCTCGATATTGGTGGCAAAAAACGGAAAAAAGACGGAAGGTAAAACCTTTGCAATACTGGCGATTCTTTCGGGAGTATTCTTCCTAGGTCTTCATTTGGTTTTGGTCTATCTGGTCGTAAAGTGGATAGAAAGAATGGGAAACTTCGGCATCCAAACAAATGCACTAGAACAAAAAGCTGGAGAAGCCCAAAAGACAACAAGTCCGGAAATAAAGGGAAAACACTCACTAAGTAAATCAGAAATTAGACCAGAACGGTTATTACCTACAAAGAGAGAAACACACCTAAAATCCCTTTCTGGTTTTCTGCCAGAGCTCCTCGATAAGTACGAACCTCTAGAATTTCTTGGCGAGGGCGGCTTTGCTAAAGTATTCAAAGCCAAAAGAAAAAGCGATGGTAAGATAGTGGCTGTGAAAATCCCAAGGATTGATGAGAAGACGAGCAGAACGTTTATACGAGAAGTATCAACTTGGCTTCACTTAGATTACCCAAACATTGTCAAACTCTATGACGTGGACATTCTGCCAGTCCCACATTTGGAAATGGAGTATGTTGAGGGCGTAAAACTTGGGGACAAGATAATTAGGGATTTGGATAAATATCCAAAACCTGTTGAAGAAAACACTGCCTTAAAACTCATCAAGGGCATTGCTGAAGGATTGGCTTACGCACACTTTAAGGGTATCTACCACCGCGATCTAAAGCCCCTCAACGTCCTCCTAAAGAGCGATTTAACTCCCAAAATCACGGATTGGGGACTGGCAAAAATAGGAACCATGAGTTCTGGCAGAAGCGTGTTGGGTTATACGCCACTCTATGCTGCCCCTGAGCACTTGCTTCCCGGTAAGTACGGGCACACAGATGCGAGAACAGACATCTGGCAGTTGGGAGTAATTTTCTATGAGTTGTTAACTGGAAAACTCCCGTTTGAGGGATATACTTACGAGGAAATCTTTGGAAAAATCGTGGATGAAAGCTACAAATTCACTCCACCCTCAGAAATCAACCCTGAGCTTGCTAAGTACGATGGAATCTTTGAGAAACTCCTCGCTAAGAGGAAGGAAGACCGCTACCAGTCAGTTGAGGAGTTCCTCAAAGACCTTGAGAATCTTGGGGAGGCTAAGAAGAGGAAGGCAGAGCTAGAAAAAGAGGCCGAGGAGCTTAAGAAGTCCTTGTCAAGGAGTGTCGCGGCACTAAAGCAAAGCAAGAGCACCGAAGAGGCCATCAGGAACAGGAGGATGGTCGTTGAAACCCTTGGAAAGCTGGCTCTAGTCTACGCTGAACTCAACAGGAAGGCTGAGTTACTCAACACGCTCAACGATCTCAAGTTCTACACGGTGCAAAACCTGAACGACCTCCTCAACGCCATAAACACCGTTGAAACCCTGCTCAAGGAGAACCTACCTGTGGGTGGGGACTTCATCGAAAGGCTAAAGGTTCTGGTCCACAACATCAAACGAGAAAATGAAGAGATAGTTATCGTAAAACAACCCCCACAAAAAGAGAAAAAATCAGCCAAAAAAGAGGACTGTAGAGAATATCCCTCTAGGGTAATACCTATTGAAAAAGCCAGACATTCTCTGAGATCAAAAATTAGAGCGATACATGTTTGCCTTGATGGAAGATGGCATAGACTTGAAATTCCTGGCGGATATTGGAGCCAGACACTTAGAACAGTTGCAGAGTTCCTGATTGACAAGGGATTCCGAAACCTTCAAGTTGACAGGTTTATTGAAGACAGGCCTGAAAAGTTGGTAAGAGGAGATGGTGCTTGGGATAAGATAGATGGGTGGTACATATATCGCCCCCGTCCTTCTGAGGCCATTGACAAGCTTATAGAGCTTCAAAGAAACCTAGGTCAGAGATATCCAGATAGAGCCGTCAAATTTGCTTTAGAAATGTCTCAACCTCAAACATATACAACTTCAAAGTTTTATATTGTATGA
- a CDS encoding ATP-binding protein — MPVDLSGPLLSEFEKTKKEFDNAVSKGDMETAKKKALKCASLLRQLAKQVPYNAEFYLKKAKKWEKVAKDIESGNFGKKAVISAEGKRTKEEGSEEDEFKEYVKGLIARSNVTWGDIGGLEEVKVLMMETVVISALQRPQAIQPWKGILLFGPPGTGKTLLASAAAGSLNATFFNVKASNVLSKYFGESSKIISALYEVAREKAPSIVFLDEIDALTTRRSNDTSEATRRMLSTLLTELDGFQDKGGDLLVLTLAATNTPWDLDEAVLSRFPRRIYVPLPNEKATKEIIKINTRGLDISRLDLDAIAEESVRRFYSGRDIRNLCQQAIWNMIREENKDLHRLASLPFEELRKRSLRTRPLEMRDFEEAFKKIKSPLTRKDIERYEKWAEEFGG, encoded by the coding sequence ATGCCCGTAGATTTGTCCGGTCCGCTGTTGAGTGAATTTGAAAAAACAAAGAAAGAATTCGACAATGCCGTTTCCAAGGGGGATATGGAGACCGCAAAGAAAAAGGCCTTGAAATGTGCCAGCTTATTAAGACAGCTTGCAAAACAAGTCCCATATAATGCCGAATTTTACTTGAAAAAGGCAAAAAAGTGGGAGAAAGTTGCCAAAGATATTGAGAGTGGAAACTTCGGCAAGAAAGCCGTTATCAGTGCCGAAGGTAAGAGAACTAAGGAAGAAGGTTCCGAGGAGGACGAGTTTAAAGAATATGTTAAAGGGCTGATAGCTAGATCAAACGTCACTTGGGGAGACATAGGAGGGCTAGAAGAGGTAAAGGTCTTGATGATGGAGACTGTGGTTATTTCAGCTTTGCAGAGACCCCAAGCTATTCAACCGTGGAAGGGGATACTCCTCTTTGGGCCGCCAGGGACGGGTAAGACCCTTCTCGCTTCAGCAGCAGCAGGAAGTTTAAACGCCACATTCTTCAACGTTAAGGCTTCAAACGTCCTGAGCAAGTACTTCGGCGAGTCGAGCAAGATAATTTCCGCCCTCTACGAGGTTGCCCGCGAGAAAGCTCCGAGCATAGTGTTTCTCGACGAGATAGATGCACTCACAACGAGGCGTTCCAACGACACGAGCGAAGCCACCCGAAGGATGCTCTCGACGCTTTTGACCGAGCTGGACGGATTCCAGGACAAGGGAGGTGATTTGCTAGTTCTAACGCTAGCTGCCACAAACACTCCATGGGATCTTGATGAGGCAGTTCTCTCGCGCTTCCCGCGCAGGATTTACGTACCTTTGCCAAATGAGAAGGCCACGAAGGAAATCATTAAGATTAACACCCGTGGATTGGACATTTCAAGGCTTGACTTGGATGCCATAGCTGAGGAAAGCGTGAGGAGGTTTTATTCTGGAAGGGACATAAGAAATCTCTGCCAGCAGGCCATATGGAACATGATAAGGGAGGAGAACAAGGACTTGCACAGGCTCGCTTCCCTGCCCTTCGAGGAGCTGAGGAAGCGCTCTTTGAGGACGAGGCCGCTTGAGATGAGGGACTTTGAGGAGGCCTTCAAGAAGATAAAGAGTCCGCTGACGCGGAAGGACATTGAGCGGTATGAGAAATGGGCGGAGGAGTTTGGGGGGTGA